From the genome of Thermovirga sp.:
CTTGGCCATCACTTCCAGTTCCTCGGGTTTCCAGGTGGGGAAGGAAAGCATGGCGCTAAAGAAGCCTCTTAGCGTCTCCTTGCGGCCCTCGTTGATATCTTCCCCAGCGTATCGCCTTTTGACCGTCTCGAAGGCCAGGAAGTAGTCGGTGTACTCCGCCAGTTCTCGGAAGGTCTGTCCCCGTCCCTCCAGGAGATCCAGCACTTCGGCAAGCCATTGCTCGCTCCGGGAACCGGGCCTGAGACCCGCCCCCTCCCAGAAAGGGATGGTATGCCTGGCCCGTTCAAGAGGCGACATCATGGCGATGTGGGCCTGGTTGACGTGGTTCAACTTGCCCATGTCGAAAATGGCGGCCTTCTTCGTGACCCTCGCCAGGTCGAACATATCGATGGCCTCTTCCCGGGTGAAGATTTCCCGGTCGTCGCCAGGGTTCCATCCCAGTAGCGCGAAGTAGTTGAAAAGTGCGTCGGGGTGATAGCCCATGTCACGGTACTCATAGACACTGGTGGCACCATGTCTCTTGGAAAGTTTCTTTTTGTCCTTGCCGAGTATCATGGGCAAGTGGGCGAAGATTGGAATCTCCCAGCCCAGGGCTTGGTAGATCAGTATCTGCTTCGGCGTGTTCGAAATGTGGTCCTCGCCCCGGACCACGTGAGTTATCTCCATGGCGTGGTCATCCACGACGACGGCGTAGTTGTAGGTGGGGAAGCCGTCGCTTTTTATCAGGACGATGTCCTTCAGGGTGTCGCTGGCCATCTCGATGTGCCCGTAGACGACATCGTCAAAGGCCACCTTCACGCCCCGAGGCACGGAGAAGATGATGGCCTCCCCATCGCGGTAGGCCAGGCCTGAATTCACCAATTCCTGGGCATGCTGGAGGTAAATCTCCCTTCTCTCGGATTGCCTGTAGGGACCGTGGACGCCTCCCA
Proteins encoded in this window:
- a CDS encoding glutamate--tRNA ligase, with product MRSTTRVRFAPSPTGALHIGGAHTALFNWLWARHSGGAFILRIEDTDLIRSTEEHESTILQGLSWLGLEWDEGPDVGGVHGPYRQSERREIYLQHAQELVNSGLAYRDGEAIIFSVPRGVKVAFDDVVYGHIEMASDTLKDIVLIKSDGFPTYNYAVVVDDHAMEITHVVRGEDHISNTPKQILIYQALGWEIPIFAHLPMILGKDKKKLSKRHGATSVYEYRDMGYHPDALFNYFALLGWNPGDDREIFTREEAIDMFDLARVTKKAAIFDMGKLNHVNQAHIAMMSPLERARHTIPFWEGAGLRPGSRSEQWLAEVLDLLEGRGQTFRELAEYTDYFLAFETVKRRYAGEDINEGRKETLRGFFSAMLSFPTWKPEELEVMAK